From Aggregicoccus sp. 17bor-14, the proteins below share one genomic window:
- the xrtK gene encoding exosortase K: MRDYRPAHRRAVALLLLTLLFASGLGLKAHAARTDARGLRWLLAPTATLVTSVSGVPFEDEGGAGLLNRERRFAIVPACAGVNFLVVALWTLGFGFVRAQASPERNAAVATLSAAGSYAMTLLANTARILGALALHARAQSLAGLSPAELHRLEGIGVYLVALCAVFWLASRLAGEPLRLALPLCCYLAVTLGLPLLRGAPGGPLFWRHAAWVFAGAALVAIVAWGLSRRTSLTSLGPRSN; encoded by the coding sequence GTGAGGGATTACCGGCCTGCGCACCGTCGAGCTGTCGCACTCCTCCTCCTCACGCTCCTCTTCGCTTCGGGCCTCGGCCTGAAGGCGCACGCGGCGCGCACGGACGCCCGCGGCCTGCGCTGGCTCCTCGCGCCCACCGCCACACTCGTGACGAGCGTGAGCGGAGTGCCCTTCGAGGACGAGGGCGGCGCGGGCCTGCTCAACCGCGAGCGGCGCTTCGCCATCGTGCCGGCCTGCGCCGGGGTGAACTTCCTGGTGGTGGCGCTGTGGACGCTGGGCTTCGGCTTCGTGCGCGCGCAGGCCTCGCCCGAGCGAAACGCAGCGGTCGCGACGCTGTCCGCCGCCGGCTCCTACGCCATGACGCTGCTCGCCAACACGGCGCGCATCCTCGGCGCGCTCGCGCTGCATGCGCGAGCGCAGTCCCTCGCGGGGCTCTCGCCCGCCGAGCTGCACCGGCTCGAGGGGATCGGCGTGTACCTCGTGGCACTGTGCGCGGTCTTCTGGCTCGCCTCGCGCCTCGCCGGCGAGCCGCTGCGGCTCGCCCTGCCACTCTGCTGCTACCTCGCGGTGACGCTCGGGCTCCCGCTGCTGCGCGGCGCTCCAGGAGGCCCGCTCTTCTGGCGCCACGCCGCGTGGGTGTTCGCCGGCGCTGCGCTCGTGGCCATCGTAGCGTGGGGACTCTCACGGCGTACGAGCCTCACCTCCTTGGGGCCTCGCTCGAATTGA
- a CDS encoding VIT domain-containing protein: MRPHALTALLLLFAPVALAAAPPDKTLSPYFFVEGAEGTDALPLKDTSAQLEVTGVIARVKVTQVYANEGQVPLHARYVFPASTRAAVNAMRMRLGDRTIEARIREKQAARAEFAKAKREGKSASLLEQERPNVFTMDVANVLPGDRIEVELEYTELLVPTEGIYELVFPTVVGPRYSNQTEERASEEAKWVQSPYLHEGKAPTYGFHLSGRISSALPLRDLSVPSHAVDLRWNGSSEVGFALKPTELAGGNRDFVLRYRLTGERIESGLMLQQGGPENFFLLLLEPPARVRPEQLPPREYVYILDVSGSMRGFPLETAKRVMRELAAGMRPQDSFNVVLFSGAHALMAPRSVPATAENVERAMNLIDSQSGGGGTELLPALEEALALPAAPGVARSFVVVTDGFISQERGVFEHIRKNLNQANVFSFGIGSSVNRYLVDGVAKAGGGEPFVVTTPEEARTEVTRFRKYIESPVLTDIRVSYEGFEAYDLEPPALPDLLASRPLVIFGKWRGKPQGRITVRGVSGEGPFVRSVDVAASKPSTEYSALRYLWARARISALSDFNLNQESDDEKQEVTRLGLQYNLLTRFTSFIAVHEQVRRTPAQGEGKDVKQPLPLPEGVSDAAVGEPPVQYGAEPELTGLALFALTLLGVTAALRRRAGFETRRAG; encoded by the coding sequence ATGCGCCCACATGCCCTCACTGCCCTCCTGCTGCTCTTCGCCCCGGTTGCCCTCGCCGCCGCGCCGCCGGACAAGACCCTGTCCCCCTACTTCTTCGTGGAGGGTGCGGAGGGCACCGACGCGCTCCCGCTCAAGGACACCTCCGCGCAGCTGGAGGTCACGGGCGTCATCGCGCGGGTGAAGGTGACGCAGGTCTACGCCAACGAGGGGCAGGTGCCCCTGCACGCCCGCTACGTCTTCCCGGCCTCCACCCGCGCCGCGGTGAACGCGATGCGGATGCGGCTCGGCGACCGCACCATCGAGGCGCGCATCCGCGAGAAGCAGGCCGCGCGCGCGGAGTTCGCGAAGGCGAAGCGCGAGGGCAAGAGCGCCTCCCTGCTCGAGCAGGAGCGCCCCAACGTCTTCACCATGGACGTGGCCAACGTGCTGCCCGGAGACCGCATCGAGGTGGAGCTCGAGTACACCGAGCTGCTGGTGCCCACTGAGGGCATCTACGAGCTCGTCTTCCCCACGGTGGTGGGCCCGCGCTACTCGAACCAGACGGAGGAGAGGGCATCCGAGGAAGCGAAGTGGGTGCAGAGCCCGTACCTGCACGAGGGCAAGGCCCCCACGTACGGCTTCCACCTGAGCGGCCGCATCTCGAGCGCGCTGCCCCTGCGCGACCTGTCCGTCCCCAGCCACGCGGTGGACCTGCGCTGGAACGGCAGCAGCGAGGTGGGCTTCGCGCTGAAGCCCACGGAGCTCGCCGGCGGCAACCGCGACTTCGTGCTGCGCTACCGCCTCACGGGCGAGCGCATCGAGTCCGGGCTGATGCTGCAGCAGGGCGGTCCGGAGAACTTCTTCCTCCTCCTGTTGGAGCCGCCCGCGCGCGTGCGCCCCGAGCAGCTGCCTCCGCGCGAGTACGTGTACATCCTCGACGTCTCGGGCTCGATGCGCGGCTTCCCGCTGGAGACGGCGAAGCGGGTGATGCGCGAGCTGGCCGCCGGCATGCGGCCGCAGGACTCCTTCAACGTGGTGCTCTTCTCCGGCGCCCACGCGCTGATGGCGCCGCGCTCGGTGCCCGCCACGGCCGAGAACGTGGAGCGCGCGATGAACCTCATCGACTCGCAGAGCGGGGGCGGCGGGACGGAGCTGCTGCCCGCGCTCGAGGAGGCGCTCGCGCTGCCCGCGGCGCCGGGTGTCGCGCGCAGCTTCGTGGTCGTGACGGACGGCTTCATCAGCCAGGAGCGCGGCGTGTTCGAGCACATCCGCAAGAACCTGAACCAGGCGAACGTCTTCTCCTTCGGCATCGGCTCCTCGGTGAACCGCTACCTCGTGGACGGCGTGGCCAAGGCGGGCGGCGGCGAGCCCTTCGTCGTCACCACGCCGGAGGAGGCGCGCACGGAGGTGACGCGCTTTCGCAAGTACATCGAGTCGCCCGTGCTCACGGACATCCGCGTGTCCTACGAGGGCTTCGAGGCCTACGACCTCGAGCCGCCCGCGCTGCCGGACCTGCTGGCGAGCCGCCCTCTCGTCATCTTCGGCAAGTGGCGCGGCAAGCCCCAGGGCCGCATCACCGTGCGCGGCGTGAGCGGGGAGGGTCCCTTCGTGCGCAGCGTGGACGTGGCCGCGAGCAAGCCCTCCACCGAGTACTCCGCGCTGCGCTACCTGTGGGCGCGCGCCCGCATCTCGGCGCTCTCGGACTTCAACCTCAACCAGGAGTCGGACGACGAGAAGCAGGAGGTGACCCGGCTCGGGCTCCAGTACAACCTGCTCACCCGCTTCACCTCCTTCATCGCCGTGCACGAGCAGGTGCGGCGCACCCCCGCGCAAGGGGAGGGCAAGGACGTGAAGCAGCCCCTGCCGCTCCCCGAGGGCGTGAGCGACGCCGCCGTGGGCGAGCCCCCGGTGCAGTACGGCGCGGAGCCGGAGCTCACGGGGCTCGCGCTCTTCGCCCTCACCCTGCTCGGCGTCACCGCCGCCCTGCGCCGCCGGGCCGGATTCGAAACGAGGAGGGCAGGGTGA
- a CDS encoding collagen binding domain-containing protein has translation MSLCRNVGSYFLLAMLGVLAGCSRSEPVAMQCPAGFVAEAGVCVEAVGRVSGTATYADQTAHGGISVLVLGTDQAATTAEDGAFTLSRLPPGTYALEARSPGYGPQRSSVTVSAGASATAGALRLERLQPPPASTARLQGKVLLDGASTDSAGVQVYLEGTGHVAFSASNGDFLLEGIAPGTYALSAQHLGFGMARVGALRLEAGQTVDVGTLRLAPVGNASGAVTGQVQLVGANDHGGVTVFLAGTSLSALSAADGSFTLAPVLPGTYTLVMAKPGYVTRSSAPFLAEAGQSTRVTLPALAPLDASSSPFGRVVGRVTRAGAASGNAGSLVYLEGTDRITYTDETGAFLLGSVVPGNYALVAAANGFTSQRQEALAVAAGGDTVAPTLDLERVPAVPDPVGSVHGQVLLGDARADLANTTVFLSGTSYVGYTDAEGHYSLTGVLPGTYPLVAMRVGYEPARAEGVVVTVGQVASVPTLTLAPGAPAPGAGAVEGSAFLLGAPSHAGITAKLLGPEGTALLTTTTDAAGRYAFASVPGGIYALTLTAPGFAEARLENVVAASGVFRPASTTLRRGTRLDARPLYRAVFTPAQDRAVLNFVDGGQPSTYAYEVGTGGFVTLANTMIWPFSFDATGTYASVQAGTSMMRSNLRTGALDAVTPAGDPVTQAWQLPAELVLRTSAGDLYTLRPDSTVGELLATRPCPAVALGPQVTTQFARGAGSTWYQVDFGGNCAGANGQYRILHRFVRQGGVASGWFEKAYVSPSGTWALALAVDDVTAPEPWSWTLQRIDFAQGTVTPLVTAVTTLFVAPDLSFARVGHAPERTSTLLSYSAVAPATGAVTLLAEHALISDVDEDGRRALVSTLAPAEVRELRFDAATSVTACPGALVVANPEAALCNTGNPGVLTGYDRRSRTARVLSTQALRDARLAGDGATWSEAEGPRGARVGTAGESTPFCTGDIWIEARVSTNGHVWAGYCAGTAGIRSLVVDLERGAVHEVMPGPKPSDVASSSPGFSLTAQGNLVAFTWTQAATTTEAWRCTADAPSGSGCTAFYDLRTRQRLVVPGNYELVAQGPGELGAYARRYEWYLYTARSLHVQFGPGTPRVLTLDPLWTDGRLGADGRWGLMLSSEGNEQTLLLTDAQLGTKTVLERLYQWDRPPLDRIGTGNTYRGTTFAVDLDSGVVTNLEAGARDFRASADGFTYVTGQDVLTLHAFREGSGLSTLLTGVHAAVPPAYAWPPYARPLFVSDADGALSELNPGAGTVRSFGTGFAPEVRNLDDVRTLALHNVDLTGGDLVLLDFAAGKAVDLHVRVRRPVNVYAASAERLLVASEDADGRPSLSAVRLDGSGARRLGPEARQAGFSADGSRALFSAAGLFWVENPAGASFAIDSDLAYLYSYGEGNHAYFSRDARHILYSLASAPDTEPQRSGTFRVDLP, from the coding sequence ATGTCGCTGTGCCGGAACGTCGGCTCGTACTTCCTCCTCGCGATGCTCGGTGTCCTCGCGGGCTGCAGCAGGAGCGAGCCGGTGGCGATGCAGTGCCCCGCGGGCTTCGTCGCCGAGGCCGGGGTGTGCGTCGAGGCCGTCGGACGCGTGAGCGGCACCGCCACCTACGCGGACCAGACTGCGCACGGCGGCATCTCGGTGCTGGTGCTCGGCACCGACCAGGCGGCGACGACCGCCGAGGACGGCGCCTTCACGCTGAGCCGGCTCCCGCCCGGCACCTACGCGCTTGAGGCACGCTCCCCCGGCTACGGCCCGCAGCGCAGCAGTGTGACGGTGAGTGCTGGCGCGAGTGCCACCGCCGGCGCGCTGCGCCTCGAGCGCCTCCAGCCGCCCCCCGCGAGCACCGCGCGGCTGCAGGGCAAGGTGCTGCTGGACGGTGCCAGCACCGACAGCGCCGGCGTGCAGGTGTACCTCGAGGGCACGGGCCACGTGGCCTTCAGCGCCTCCAACGGTGACTTCCTCCTGGAGGGGATCGCGCCGGGCACCTATGCGCTCAGCGCCCAGCACCTGGGCTTCGGCATGGCGCGCGTGGGCGCGCTGCGGCTCGAGGCCGGGCAGACGGTGGACGTCGGGACCCTCCGCCTCGCGCCCGTGGGCAACGCGAGCGGAGCGGTGACGGGGCAGGTGCAGCTGGTCGGCGCCAACGATCACGGCGGAGTGACCGTGTTCCTCGCGGGCACCAGCCTCTCGGCGCTGAGCGCCGCGGACGGGAGCTTCACGCTCGCGCCGGTGCTGCCCGGCACGTACACGCTGGTGATGGCGAAGCCGGGCTACGTGACGCGCAGCTCCGCGCCCTTCCTCGCCGAGGCGGGCCAGAGCACCCGCGTGACGCTGCCTGCGCTCGCTCCGCTCGACGCCAGCTCCAGCCCCTTCGGGCGCGTGGTGGGGCGCGTCACCCGCGCGGGCGCAGCCAGCGGCAATGCGGGCAGCCTCGTCTACCTGGAGGGCACCGACCGCATCACCTACACCGACGAGACCGGCGCGTTCCTCCTGGGCAGCGTGGTGCCGGGCAACTACGCGCTCGTCGCCGCGGCGAACGGCTTCACCTCGCAGCGGCAGGAGGCGCTGGCGGTGGCCGCGGGCGGGGACACCGTCGCGCCCACGCTGGACCTCGAGCGCGTCCCTGCGGTGCCGGATCCGGTGGGCAGCGTGCACGGGCAGGTCCTGCTCGGGGATGCGCGCGCGGACCTGGCCAACACCACCGTCTTCCTCTCCGGGACCTCGTACGTGGGCTACACGGATGCTGAGGGCCACTACTCGCTGACGGGCGTGCTGCCGGGCACCTACCCGCTCGTCGCGATGCGGGTGGGCTACGAGCCTGCGCGCGCCGAGGGCGTCGTGGTCACGGTGGGCCAGGTGGCGTCCGTGCCCACCCTCACGCTCGCGCCCGGCGCTCCCGCCCCCGGCGCGGGTGCCGTAGAGGGCAGCGCGTTCCTGCTCGGCGCGCCGAGCCACGCCGGCATCACCGCGAAGCTCCTGGGGCCCGAGGGGACGGCGCTGCTGACCACGACCACCGACGCGGCCGGGCGCTACGCCTTCGCGAGCGTGCCCGGCGGCATCTACGCCCTCACGCTGACGGCCCCCGGCTTCGCCGAGGCGCGACTCGAGAACGTCGTCGCGGCGTCCGGCGTGTTTCGGCCCGCGAGCACCACCCTTCGGCGCGGAACGCGGCTGGATGCGCGACCCCTCTACCGCGCCGTCTTCACGCCGGCCCAGGACCGCGCCGTCCTCAACTTCGTGGACGGAGGGCAGCCCAGCACCTACGCCTACGAGGTGGGGACGGGTGGCTTCGTGACGCTCGCGAACACGATGATCTGGCCGTTCAGCTTCGATGCGACGGGCACCTACGCCTCCGTGCAGGCGGGCACCTCGATGATGCGCAGCAACCTGCGGACCGGCGCGCTGGACGCGGTGACGCCCGCGGGCGATCCGGTCACCCAGGCCTGGCAGCTTCCCGCGGAGCTTGTCCTGCGCACGTCCGCAGGCGACCTCTACACCCTGCGCCCCGATAGCACCGTGGGCGAGCTGCTGGCCACCCGCCCCTGCCCGGCTGTCGCGCTCGGCCCCCAGGTCACGACGCAGTTCGCGCGCGGTGCAGGCAGCACCTGGTACCAGGTCGACTTCGGCGGCAACTGCGCGGGAGCGAATGGCCAATACCGGATCCTGCACCGCTTCGTGCGTCAGGGTGGCGTGGCGAGTGGCTGGTTCGAGAAAGCCTACGTGAGCCCGTCCGGAACTTGGGCCCTGGCGCTGGCGGTGGACGACGTGACGGCGCCCGAGCCGTGGAGCTGGACGCTGCAGCGGATCGACTTCGCGCAGGGCACCGTCACACCGCTGGTCACAGCCGTCACCACGCTCTTCGTCGCGCCGGACCTGAGCTTCGCGCGGGTCGGGCACGCACCGGAGCGCACGAGCACCCTGTTGAGCTACTCGGCCGTCGCCCCGGCCACCGGAGCCGTGACCCTGCTCGCCGAGCACGCCCTCATCAGCGACGTGGACGAGGACGGGCGGCGGGCACTGGTGTCCACGCTCGCTCCGGCCGAGGTACGAGAGCTGCGCTTCGACGCCGCCACCTCCGTGACCGCGTGCCCGGGGGCGCTGGTCGTCGCCAATCCCGAGGCCGCGCTCTGCAACACGGGCAACCCCGGCGTGCTCACGGGGTATGACCGCCGAAGCCGCACCGCGCGCGTGCTAAGCACACAGGCGCTGCGGGACGCACGTCTCGCGGGCGACGGCGCGACCTGGAGCGAGGCGGAGGGCCCGCGCGGAGCGCGGGTCGGCACCGCGGGCGAGAGCACCCCCTTCTGCACAGGAGATATCTGGATCGAGGCCCGCGTCTCCACGAATGGGCACGTCTGGGCGGGCTACTGCGCTGGGACCGCGGGCATCCGCTCCCTAGTCGTGGACCTGGAGCGGGGCGCCGTCCACGAGGTGATGCCCGGCCCGAAGCCGAGCGATGTCGCCTCCAGCAGCCCGGGCTTCTCGCTGACGGCCCAGGGCAACCTGGTGGCCTTCACGTGGACTCAGGCGGCAACCACCACGGAAGCCTGGCGCTGCACCGCGGACGCGCCGTCCGGCTCGGGCTGCACCGCCTTCTACGACCTGCGCACCCGACAGCGCCTCGTCGTGCCCGGAAACTACGAACTGGTCGCGCAGGGGCCCGGAGAGCTCGGCGCCTACGCGCGGCGCTACGAGTGGTACCTGTACACTGCCCGCAGCCTGCACGTGCAGTTCGGCCCGGGCACGCCGCGCGTGCTCACGCTCGACCCGCTCTGGACCGACGGGAGGCTGGGCGCGGATGGGCGCTGGGGCCTGATGTTGAGCAGCGAAGGGAACGAGCAGACGCTGCTCCTCACCGACGCCCAGCTGGGCACGAAGACGGTGCTCGAGCGCCTGTACCAGTGGGACCGTCCGCCGCTCGACCGGATCGGCACCGGGAACACCTATCGCGGCACCACCTTCGCCGTGGACCTGGACTCCGGCGTCGTCACGAACCTGGAGGCAGGCGCCCGCGACTTCCGCGCCTCCGCGGACGGCTTTACCTACGTGACGGGCCAGGACGTGCTCACCCTGCACGCCTTCCGGGAAGGCAGCGGGCTGAGCACGCTGCTCACGGGGGTGCACGCGGCAGTGCCTCCGGCCTACGCCTGGCCTCCCTACGCTCGCCCCCTCTTCGTCTCGGACGCCGACGGCGCCCTCTCCGAGCTGAATCCCGGCGCCGGCACGGTGCGCAGCTTCGGCACGGGCTTCGCGCCCGAGGTGCGCAACCTCGACGACGTGCGCACGCTCGCACTGCACAACGTGGACCTCACCGGAGGGGACCTCGTGCTGCTCGACTTCGCGGCCGGCAAGGCCGTGGACCTCCACGTGCGCGTGCGCCGCCCCGTCAACGTCTACGCCGCGTCCGCCGAGCGCCTCCTCGTGGCTTCCGAGGACGCGGACGGCCGCCCCTCCCTCAGCGCGGTGCGGCTGGACGGAAGTGGCGCCCGGCGGCTTGGCCCGGAGGCGCGCCAGGCCGGCTTCAGCGCCGATGGCTCGCGCGCGCTGTTCTCCGCCGCAGGCCTGTTCTGGGTGGAGAATCCCGCGGGCGCTTCCTTCGCGATCGACTCCGACCTGGCCTATCTGTACTCGTACGGAGAGGGCAACCACGCGTACTTCTCGCGCGACGCGCGCCACATCCTCTACTCGCTCGCCTCGGCGCCCGACACCGAGCCGCAGCGCAGCGGCACGTTCCGCGTGGACCTCCCCTGA
- a CDS encoding response regulator — translation MSSAEPILLVEDDPDMRDALADVLVEEGFSVHTAADGLEALELLPVLPRPCTVLLDWLMPRLGGAGLLQRLSEKGALEGLRVLVTTYYEGPIAGDGVARVLRKPYDIGELLHWLDPQRFPHAP, via the coding sequence GTGAGCAGCGCCGAGCCCATCCTGCTGGTGGAGGACGACCCGGACATGCGCGATGCGCTGGCGGACGTGCTCGTGGAGGAAGGCTTCTCCGTGCACACCGCGGCGGACGGGCTGGAGGCGCTCGAGCTGCTGCCCGTGCTGCCGCGCCCCTGCACCGTGCTGCTGGACTGGCTGATGCCTCGGCTGGGGGGCGCGGGGCTGCTGCAGCGGCTCTCGGAGAAGGGCGCGCTCGAGGGGCTGCGGGTGCTCGTCACCACCTACTACGAGGGCCCCATCGCGGGGGACGGGGTGGCGCGCGTGCTGCGCAAGCCCTACGACATCGGCGAGCTCCTGCACTGGCTGGACCCGCAGCGCTTCCCGCACGCGCCCTAG
- a CDS encoding ATP-binding protein yields the protein MRSPSSLLQSLSARLLAAFLLPTLVFLLLTGAAGYALARALLEEELGASLSGLAATAASQVSAERMLSIEPGDDVPPTPTRTWRNLARVLEEVRAAAGARRVFAVDVEGRVRADAGGGLPVGTELPELARDRLELAAVLAGRRAASQVLFSGADGQLYKTGYAPVRQGERVVGVVGVEGSAAFFGPLRRLARAFALLSAVALAVLAMVAVATARGLSGPLRRLMAAAERIGGGDLATPVRPEPTREIGVLARELEHMRGALEARDRQMQLMLAGVAHEVRNPLGGIALYAGLLEEDLRAGAQDAAPGHVQRIQAEIAYLQRIVEDFLAFAREQPVQRAPLGAPDLVEGAVALLSAEAEARGVRLHVQVQEAVLEADGSLLVAALVNLVKNAVQASPEGAAVRVEGVREGALYRVHVVDAGPGVPEALQARIFEPFFTTRQKGSGLGLALARKVARAHGGELSFRSRPGDTCFTLQLPLAS from the coding sequence GTGCGCTCCCCGAGCTCCCTCCTGCAGTCGCTGTCCGCGCGGCTGCTCGCCGCGTTCCTCCTGCCCACGCTGGTGTTCCTGCTGCTCACGGGCGCCGCCGGCTACGCGCTCGCGCGCGCGCTGCTGGAGGAGGAGCTGGGCGCGAGCCTCTCGGGGCTCGCGGCCACCGCGGCGAGCCAGGTGAGCGCCGAGCGCATGCTGTCCATCGAGCCGGGAGACGACGTGCCGCCCACGCCCACGCGCACCTGGCGCAACCTCGCGCGCGTGCTCGAGGAGGTGCGCGCGGCGGCCGGCGCGCGGCGCGTCTTCGCGGTGGACGTGGAGGGGCGCGTGCGGGCGGACGCGGGCGGCGGGCTGCCGGTGGGCACCGAGCTGCCCGAGCTCGCGCGAGACCGCCTGGAGCTCGCGGCGGTGCTCGCGGGGCGGCGCGCCGCGAGCCAGGTGCTCTTCAGCGGCGCGGACGGCCAGCTGTACAAGACGGGCTATGCGCCGGTGCGCCAGGGCGAGCGCGTGGTGGGGGTGGTGGGCGTGGAGGGCAGCGCCGCCTTCTTCGGCCCGCTGCGCCGGCTCGCGCGCGCCTTCGCGCTGCTGAGCGCCGTGGCGCTCGCGGTGCTCGCGATGGTGGCGGTGGCCACCGCGCGCGGGCTCTCCGGCCCCTTGCGCCGGCTGATGGCGGCGGCGGAGCGCATCGGCGGGGGCGACCTCGCCACCCCCGTGCGCCCCGAGCCCACCCGGGAGATCGGCGTGCTCGCGCGCGAGCTGGAGCACATGCGCGGGGCGCTGGAGGCGCGCGACCGGCAGATGCAGCTGATGCTCGCGGGCGTCGCGCACGAGGTGCGAAACCCCCTGGGCGGCATCGCGCTGTACGCAGGCCTGCTCGAGGAGGACCTGCGCGCGGGGGCGCAGGACGCGGCGCCCGGGCACGTGCAGCGCATCCAGGCGGAGATCGCCTACCTGCAGCGCATCGTGGAGGACTTCCTCGCCTTCGCGCGCGAGCAGCCCGTGCAGCGCGCGCCCCTGGGCGCCCCGGACCTGGTGGAGGGGGCGGTGGCGCTCTTGAGCGCGGAGGCCGAGGCGCGCGGGGTGCGCCTCCACGTCCAGGTGCAGGAGGCGGTGCTCGAGGCGGACGGCAGCCTGCTGGTGGCCGCGCTGGTGAACCTGGTGAAGAACGCGGTGCAGGCGAGCCCCGAGGGCGCCGCCGTGCGCGTGGAGGGCGTGCGCGAGGGGGCGCTCTACCGCGTGCACGTGGTGGACGCGGGGCCCGGGGTGCCCGAGGCGCTGCAGGCGCGCATCTTCGAGCCCTTCTTCACCACCCGGCAGAAGGGCAGCGGCCTGGGGCTCGCGCTCGCGCGCAAGGTGGCGCGCGCGCACGGCGGGGAGCTCAGCTTCCGCTCGCGCCCCGGTGACACCTGCTTCACCCTGCAACTGCCCCTGGCGTCCTGA
- a CDS encoding AI-2E family transporter translates to MAEQDPPRVVHTLRLELPWRTLWRLLAFAAGIWLFRELWEVVLLVVVTLVLVGTLNPLVGRLEERGLRRPWAVAALFFGLLVVAVLLGVLTLPALVKQVTELVQAAPGYQETAARWLEVHRPFASLAKTVRQGGSSEALSVAGTQVLALSGRAVELLGYGFTCIFLSFYFLVDPERTRGALYALMPRRYHVRAARILLNLQTIVGGYMRGQIITSACITVFALALLLAFRVPNALALAVFAGLTDVLPFIGAVLATTPAVLGALSRGTGPALVVLAAMLAYQEFESRVLVPRVYGRALRLPASAVILALLCGGILLGILGALLALPVAAGLFMAIRELRLELPGEDGDDPALRHRDARAEREYARAAAGAPASEAAQIAVQIADDIRQEDAARQEDAEDVPVTAGEEGAKAAPRKAP, encoded by the coding sequence ATGGCCGAGCAAGACCCCCCACGCGTCGTGCACACCCTGCGGCTCGAGCTGCCCTGGAGGACGCTGTGGCGGCTGCTCGCCTTTGCCGCGGGCATCTGGCTCTTCCGCGAGCTGTGGGAGGTGGTGCTGCTCGTGGTGGTGACGCTGGTGCTGGTGGGCACGCTCAACCCGCTGGTGGGCCGGCTCGAGGAGCGGGGCCTGCGCCGGCCCTGGGCGGTGGCGGCGCTGTTCTTCGGGCTGCTGGTGGTGGCGGTGCTGCTGGGCGTGCTCACCCTGCCCGCGCTGGTGAAGCAGGTGACGGAGCTGGTGCAGGCCGCCCCCGGCTACCAGGAGACCGCGGCCCGCTGGCTCGAGGTGCACCGGCCCTTCGCGTCGCTCGCGAAGACGGTGCGCCAGGGCGGCTCGTCCGAGGCGCTGAGCGTGGCGGGCACGCAGGTGCTCGCGCTCTCCGGCAGGGCGGTGGAGCTGCTGGGCTACGGCTTCACCTGCATCTTCCTCTCGTTCTACTTCCTCGTGGATCCGGAGCGCACGCGCGGCGCGCTCTACGCGCTGATGCCGCGCCGCTACCACGTGCGCGCCGCGCGCATCCTGCTCAACCTGCAGACCATCGTGGGCGGCTACATGCGCGGCCAGATCATCACCTCGGCGTGCATCACCGTGTTCGCGCTCGCGCTGCTGCTCGCCTTCCGCGTGCCCAACGCGCTCGCGCTCGCGGTGTTCGCGGGGCTCACGGACGTGCTGCCCTTCATCGGGGCCGTCCTGGCCACCACCCCGGCGGTGCTCGGCGCGCTCTCGCGCGGCACCGGGCCCGCGCTGGTGGTGCTCGCGGCGATGCTCGCCTACCAGGAGTTCGAGAGCCGGGTGCTGGTGCCGCGCGTGTACGGGCGCGCGCTGCGCCTGCCCGCCTCCGCCGTCATCCTCGCGCTGCTGTGCGGCGGCATCCTGCTGGGCATCCTCGGCGCGCTGCTCGCGCTGCCGGTGGCCGCGGGCCTGTTCATGGCCATCCGCGAGCTGCGCCTGGAGCTGCCGGGAGAGGACGGGGACGACCCGGCGCTGCGCCACCGCGACGCGCGCGCCGAGCGCGAGTACGCGCGGGCGGCGGCCGGGGCGCCCGCGAGCGAGGCGGCGCAGATCGCCGTGCAGATCGCCGACGACATCCGCCAGGAGGACGCGGCCCGGCAGGAGGACGCGGAGGACGTGCCGGTCACCGCGGGCGAGGAGGGCGCGAAGGCAGCGCCCCGCAAGGCGCCGTGA
- a CDS encoding NUDIX hydrolase: MPADALVQLLAQHRPADPKEAGDLERMRECARSLAEPFSRAQADAHFTGSAVVTDPAGRHVVLVHHAKLHRWLQPGGHADPQDGGQMQATALREAQEETGCRVFLHPFAPEPLDVDVHSIPARRDEPEHHHLDVRFLVVAEDPEQLAHDPAESFGAQWLSWDEALARADEAPLRRLLEKARAVAEKSPLPLGAGQGGG; the protein is encoded by the coding sequence ATGCCCGCCGACGCGCTCGTCCAGCTCCTCGCCCAGCACCGCCCCGCAGACCCGAAGGAGGCGGGAGACCTCGAGCGCATGCGCGAGTGCGCGCGCTCGCTCGCCGAGCCCTTCAGCCGCGCGCAGGCCGACGCGCACTTCACCGGCAGCGCCGTGGTCACCGACCCCGCGGGGCGCCACGTGGTGCTCGTGCACCACGCGAAGCTGCACCGCTGGCTGCAGCCCGGCGGCCACGCGGACCCGCAGGACGGAGGCCAGATGCAGGCCACCGCGCTGCGCGAGGCGCAGGAGGAGACCGGCTGCCGCGTCTTCCTCCACCCGTTCGCCCCCGAGCCCCTGGACGTGGACGTGCACAGCATCCCCGCGCGCCGCGACGAGCCCGAGCACCACCACCTGGACGTGCGCTTCCTCGTGGTGGCCGAGGACCCGGAGCAGCTCGCGCACGACCCGGCCGAGTCCTTCGGGGCGCAGTGGCTCTCCTGGGACGAGGCGCTCGCGCGCGCGGACGAGGCGCCCCTGCGCCGGCTGCTCGAGAAGGCGCGCGCCGTGGCCGAGAAGTCCCCTCTCCCGCTGGGAGCGGGGCAGGGTGGGGGATGA